One Perca flavescens isolate YP-PL-M2 chromosome 5, PFLA_1.0, whole genome shotgun sequence genomic window, TCCAACCTCTGGGTTACAGGTACATTCACTCTGCACAGCCCATCTTTGAACACAGTGATTGATGTATTCTTTATTTCCATGTGATGCACACAAAGGGCCCAGCATGTGTGGGTTTATAAGACACCCAAATTTCAGTTGCAGCATTCAAACatttaattacatttcacaATTATTATGGGTTATTTTACAGCTCGTTCTTATAGTGTAAATTGCAGGTTAAATATTTCATGAAGTTAAGCAAAAAGATTAGAGCCGCCCACCATTGTTTTGCATGGCTTTTTATGCTGAATATAattagcctgacgtggtcctactcagattctagtcagaactTCCCaacctcgaattttgtgggcaGGGCTAAATtcagctggcatccaggctagaaTATAACATGAAAAGTTGGTAGTTTTTACAGTGGAgaccggtctgagagacctccggtTTACAGCGGTGTGTCCGAGCGAGACTGTCCGAGTGTCGAGCCAGCGGCCGGGGCAAGCGCTGCTGGTTGTTACctcacttcatggagcttctcaactccgaaatctttgaagcaaattgtcaattcagcaacgattttcgcaagactgcctatattcgaaatctaaacagttaatttctcgcctaaaacgttgtcagaagtgaatgtagtgatgaataagatggcaaaaatggataaaattgtcccgttgttggccTGTCTATGTACCTGCTATGGGTTGCTACTCCCTCTTATGACATCATCACCcagttactgtaaaaaacatgctACCTTTGAAGAAACcacaataaatgttattttaacgcattttaagacagaaatgtttaaatacatacatattgagcactttatttacatattaattggttgtggtggttaacctgcactTTACCCTTTAAGCAAAGTATTGCGTCTTCTCTCCCGAGCTTAGCAAATCATAATCTGCTTAAAAAAAGCTTCTATTCTTGAAGAATaactaaaaacaattttaaataaaaatcgaGCCAGAagaattattcataaatagagGTAATTTTAGTAAAAAGTACATCCCTTTACTACCAAAAATGTTAGCAAACATCCATTTGGATGATCTAACAGAcaatggcccaatcccaaagtccggactcacagactcacagactttggtgcgcgttctCACAAAATTCGTAAGCgcttagggttgtcccaatgtcgaatttcaaagtgcgtgagggtttgagtacaaacttaccgagccctttccATGAGTCTGCATCAATacagacttcaccaaagggaattacccacagttcaaagcgttgtgacgTTTACCGCGGAGACTGGAGggaaatccggaaattacaaaggtaaacaagagcttgaaataatgtggaatcaggcagccgtctcctgtgccttggccgtgtggaaagcaacaaacttaaaatgaaaattcccaaaccggcaagtgtcagcaacatctttgttaTTGCCAAGGTAACGTGATCTAGTaaagtgctgtcccaatcccgTTTCTACctatctgagcccatgtggcctcacacacacactcactcacttagcacctgagatcaattaagtctgtgagtctttagtccttagtcctcagggctcactttgggattgggccaatgTGTCAATCTTCAGTACACATGCTGAATTTGACAAAGTACATAACAGCTCTTGGGATTCTTGTACACTACTCACAGGGCACCAGAAGTCTTCCTGGGTCTCCCCGTCTCTGAGTCCATAGACATGTGGAGTCTCGGCTGTGTGCTCTTCTGGCTGTACGTCGCCGAACACCTGTTTCCAGGTCACTACCAGTACCAGTCTGTAAGTAACCAAATGGATCCGTACATAGACTGTACAAACGATGGACGTAGCatcagtgacgtcacccattggtttttgtggactgccgttttgaagcctcAAGTTTGACAATGTTGCTGTTGAAACCAGACGAGACAATTCTAGGACGAGtctaagccagtgttgtttatggggAATGGCCATTTCTCCGACGCTAcattgttccgacctctcaataacccaaaaaattccctttggtaTTGCAGCCCACTAGTCCGACATCCCTTTGTTTCGACAAAAATAAACCCTCTGCTCTGACATATAATTGTTCCGACCATATAGGCTTTTGTGGATCACCTCCCATCCAAGAGTCAAAGGAATTCATCTTGCCGTTCAAATGCCAATTAAATCCCAAATAAAAAGGAGATCTCTCCATTTTCATCTGCACCTTATTTAGCGACACTCACCTCCAAAATGGAGAGAtctcatttaatttcatttcatttattatacagGGAAATTTAAAAGCAACAATTAAGTTATAATATAAACGGGCctgactcagtttaaaaaactggtttccagcaggttcctgttctgcagcaacATAGAACATTGAGCACAATTTCGGCACATTTACacaggacattatcacggactaGACAgatataataaaacattaaatacaGAGAAACAGAACTAAAACAATACATGAACAATCAATGTGTGCAAGTGTGACTATCAAGAGGAAACagtttgtatgactttttaaaatatgtgatggatggtagtgtcctgaaaaaaagtatttcctgACCGTAGTTGATTTTGTATTGGGGGGGGAACTGGAATGAGAgcctgtgagactgacctagtgaAACGTACTGGTCTTATATAGTGtgtcgggagaagagcagaaTCTAATTTTTATTTGGGATTTAATTGCCATTTGAACGGCAAGATTAATTCCTTTGAGTCTTGGACTGATCGTTTTACAATTAGGGacaattatttataatatttcttTAGGATTTTTGCCTCGTTTAACATGTCGGGAATCCCAAAGTTTCCTGTTTGAAACAGCCAAGATGAGGCCTCGTCTCACTGATCAAGTTAGTTTCACATTGGTTATTGTGAGGATATGCCCCATTCCTATTGATTATCATGACTTAtggaaatataaatacatatccAACCCAAAACTAACTTTACCCTGTTGGACTTTGGACTTAGCctacattttaatttcattttttcaaagatgaacatttaaatgtgttaataaGCTATAGAAAAGTAATTTTGTAATTGGGTTTGTCGTTGGGTTTATCATTGTAATAAATTATCATTTACCTGCATGAACAGCAGAACAATACAtttgcaaactttcccttaagttaccagctataAACACTAGTGGAAGTTAGCTGGGTTGATTGGCAGAACGCTGACCAAGACATATTTAGGCGACTAAagtgttccaattaactttgcTGATGGAAAACACATGTGccagggtcaaagtttaagataaaaacacagacaacagccaaaaacaagttgaggtctgttttaatgtccacagtgttagcatggttagcattgctaagcctctgtcctgattgacaggtcctaaagcatcccctgatTTATCTTCTTtcataaaataaatgggaccatcatttacTAAATGTACATCATGCTTTGTTGATGAaaacttgaaactagcgattgggaccataaactcattatgaaaatgtttactgaggtaataaatcaagagagaagtaggctcattttcacATAGAcgtctatagaaacagacttcgaTTTGGAGCCAgaggagtcgccccctgctgttaGCAGGGGGCTTTTTCAGACCCCTTAGCTTCATCCATTATTTTAACAGTATATGCAGGCGTTAGGCCTTAGACACCAGCGAGGGACTCTGTAGGTGTAGGATGTCGGTTGATGTGATTCTTTAAATTCTCTCCAGATGAGAGGCATTGTTGACATACTGGGACAGCCGGCTGACCACCTTCTCCGCGCCGGATACTTCACCCACAAGTTCTTTACGATGAACCAGAAAACGAACTACCCAAAATGGTGGCTAAAGGTATGTCAACCTTGTTGTGCCTTTGTCTCCCACTCAGACAACAACTCCTTTAAATGAAGAAGtatctgatatatatatattttgctcTTGCAGACTCCAGGCGAGTACAAGCTTTACAACGACAGAGATGCTGGAGAATGGGACAGGTCTTTTAAAAGCCTGGATGACCTGATAACAGTAAGCGACCATTGTATGagtaattcattaattaataaCCATTCGCTGTGATGATAAAGGCCGCCACAAACCAAGGAGATCGTCAGTGAGCTTCCGTTATTGCGGTGTGTCACACACCGTTGCCTTTTTTCATCCGATTTAACAGACCTCGTTGAGGGGATTCTATCTGATtagaaaataacataaaacacagggcttaaGCGTGATTAATGGACCAGCAGAGACTCCACGACtccagagctttcgccgtagcttacgtaagtggcctgaagtttatacttgttcGTTGGTAGCagggcagagtgtgtgtgtgtgtgtgtgtgtgtgtgtgtgtgtgtgtgtgtgtgtgtgtgtgtggtagagagagtgagagagtgacggtgattatcttcagagtaGTGACTATAGAGtcacagtgagagaaacaaacctGTTCTTTCTggccacggtgggaaatctgaaaagttaaccctctctcTGATTTCATAAGATAAGATAtattttattaatcccacactggggaaatatggagaaggagaaacaggaaatgagttgggggaaatgcaacgctaccaagccacgtacgttgctgcgacgtgtagttaaatttttcgagaggtgacgtcaggctacggcgaaTGGTTTCTGTCTCCACATACCTACGTACGAAGCCACGGCatagatttaacgcagaagcatataTAGCCCTTTATATGCAGAGGAGCGGAGTTCATGTCCcgggggaaaacacaagactttcacccaggaattTAATTGCCCCTCTGGGgacaaataaagtttgatttgaCTTGAatactagttgttttggtgcctaaacttaactgttgtcagtcactttttgtcggctaaactcaactgccatGGCCCATGAAAGGACTTTCATCTCACTGTGCTCTGTACCCGATTCAAAGTCACCATTTCTCAGCTAAACGTAACTGTAAAgacgctaaacttaactgtcatgtgacagGTCGTCTACTCTTGTAGGATCTCGTAtgaacctgttcatgagaatgcagtTGATCCAACAACACACAGGGCTGCCAAAACTGGCCAAAAATGAGttgagggccctattttaacgatgtaAGTGCACgccgtgaagcgcctggtgcaggtgcgtttagggctcgtccaaatccacttttgctagtttgacgggtCCGTGCGCAGGGCgaatggtcctaaagggttatacttagtgtcttcattaatcagaggtgtgttttgggcgtaacatgcaataaaccaatcagagatcatctcccattccctttaaaagccaggcgcgtttggaccttggagcattgctgttatgatggaggatttgcaccgtaatatttttatttttaaccttctgcatgtatgtgtgctgctgtgcgtccctgtgtgtgtaacaagtaTAGTGTGTACGCGCTGTGCatgagcctaggagcatttcactaatgctctgttaaaatcacaatgaaatgctgcgttattgactttagaccaggtttttgttggtcaatggcgcgatcacttcccgctgcctcaagatacgCCTGAACTCCAGAATGCacatgaacacacctccctgtaagaccagcacacccagaatgcacctgaacacacctccctgtaagaccagcacgcccatgggtgcacagatgggcgcaggtgcatttgctatttaaacgacttAGGAGCTGTACGGGAAACTGACACCTTCGTCGGGCATTGCGCAGCGCaaggtgcaagatagggccctgaaTGTTCATTCTAAAAAATCCCTATAAAATATCTGTCCATAAGAAGGCAAAGGTACAAAAAGCTACCTAACTATTTGTGTAGGtacatttatttcaacataaacatgtcttttaaaagatcCACATACCTACACATTCAAAATAAGCTAATAAAATAATGTCCTATACCATTAAACTTAATCTAACGATCGTAGACTACTCTTCCTCCGCACCGCGTTGACAACTGAGCCCCAGCAGCAAACCTAACCAAGAGACAGGAAGGAGATAAAATTAACACTTTGTTTCAATTTTAGGTAGACATCGAGCAACCTATTGAACTGGAGGACCAAAGAGCTTTTGTGAGCCTCCTGAAATCTCTTCTACAGACGGACTCGAAGAAGAGGATGATTCCGGAAAAGGCTATCACGCACCCATTTGTTACAATGGCCCATCTGATGGATGAGATGGACATGAGCGAATAGTAAGTTACTGTGTGTcagctacaccacagatgcattctgggatagttgcatttctttaaaccaatcacaaacgtcttgggtggcactaagctctggacgcagtggctctgctaaatagtctcaggaaggaactggttttggtggaacatttgcaccaaaAGTAAACGGCATCAATATTAAATAGGGGAGTACGAAAAAAAttgatacacttgagtatcgcaatattttatttagcagtactattttattatttttttttttttcagtttacgttcaaaaatattcatgaaacAGTGGTTaacatttatgttgtgtttaaacccccctaccgctagatggctatgctgagacctagcagtgcctaacagtgcctaacattgcctagcagtgcctagcagtgcctagcagtgcacTAAATCATGTAATAACTAATTTTAATACATGATTTGATCTAGGGTGGGAGGGAATTCCAGAGTTTGGGGGCTACTACAGAGAAGGCTCGGTCCCCTCTGGTTTTTTCAATAGGCGCATGATTGAATGGCTGATTCTTTCATTGCTTgtcatgtgtatatgtgtgtgtttcttcagTGTGAACGAGTCCTTTCACAAAATGCTGGTGTGTCCAATGGATTACGCAGAAGAGGCAGACGACGACGAGGCAGATGAAGAGAGCAAAGGTGAAGGGCCTTCAGCCAGAACTCGTACCAATGGCACAGGCTTGGCTTCTAGCCACAGGGCGGACAGTACATCTGATGGGTTTCCTGTTAAATTGAAGAAGAGCCCGCTGAAGAGAATCCAGAAATTCTTCTGCAGGGCAGCCAGTACATCTGATGGGTTTCCTGTTAAAGTGAAGAAGAGCCTGCTGAAGAGAGCCCAGAAATTCTTCAACAGGGCAGCAAGGACCTTGCtcggaaagaaagaaatgttgaaTGTTATTTGTCTTGCAGAGTAAATGATATGTGCAGACACAGCAAATGTTCTTGGATTTTTTCCTGTGTGTTGCTATACAGATTGTTCTTTGGAccttccttcgcagcgctgtggaggaaggtctggctacgaGAGACAAGTTAAAGGTAGGTTCATGCAGTTAGGATACAATTTAGGATACAAATCTATGATACCGATTCAAACCGACGACAGCTTTGTTCAGGGTTTTCATACATTCACAACAATATGTATCGATATTTTCACTTCTTGCATCGATGATATTGACCATTGAATCAATATATTGATCCAGATCGATGTGTTGTTACACCCCTAAAATCTTCCCTGTGCTAAACAACAACATGTTTTAGGTGCCTGATCCTGTGTTGAACATGTCCATGTAAAGGAATACAGGAATACATTCATAACACATCGGTGAAAACTAAACTCAGCACACAAAGCTCTGAGTGTATGTGCAGCTCTTCACCAGCAGATGGAGCAACACTCCTTTACtgagcgtgtgtttgtgtgtgtgtgtgtgtgtgtgttaggtgtgtgtgcatgagtgtgtgtgttaaggtttgtgtgtgtgttaagttagtgtttgtgtgtgtgtgtgtgtgtgtgtgtgtgtaaggtgtgtgtgcgtgagtgtgtgtgttaaggtttgtgtgtgtgttaagttagtgtgtgtgtgtgtgtgtgtgttaagtgagtgtgtgtgtgtgtgtgtgcgtgcgtgtgttaggtgtgtgtctgtgttaggtgtgtgtgtgtgtgttaagtgtgtgttaggtgtgtgtatgtgtgtgtgtgttaagtgagtgtgtgtgtatctgtgtgttaggtttgtgtgtgtgcgtgttagtgtgtgtgtgtgtgtgtgtgtgcgtgcgtgtgttaggtgtgtgtctgtgttaggtgtgtgtgtgttaagtgtgtgttaggtgtgtgtacgtgtgtgtgttaagttagtgtgtgtgtgtgtgtgtgtgtgttaagtgagtgtgtgtgtgtgtgtgtgtgtgtgtgtgtgcgtgcgtgtgttaggtgtgtgtctgtgttaggtgtgtgtgtgtgtgttaagtgtgtgttaggagtgtgtgtgtgtgtgtgtgttaagtgagtgtgtgtgtatctgtgtgttaggtttgtgtgtgtgtgttaggtgtgtgtgtgttaggtgtgtgtgtgtgtgtgtgtgtgtgtgtgtgtgtgttttgctcttTGCTCTCTGCTCTTTGCTCTTTGCTCTCTGctgaccatatatatatatatacaccctACACCCTGAAGAAGGCGATGCGTGGGTTGTAACCTGTTAAACatattaacatttttaataaaaaaaaatctaaataaaggttatttttttaacttttcttttcaGGAAGAAAGGTCCAAGAGTTCCTGAAGAAAAAGATTTCTTCAAGAAGATTGTCCGGGACCTATTTTTgccttttaggcctttattttgacaggacagctgaagaaatggagggagagagagaggggggagcgacatacagcaaagggccacaggtcagagttgaacccgcAGCCCACAGTGTTGAGGAGCAAACCTCTATTGGTGCACGTtctaccagctgagctaccCGGGCACCGCTGGATGTTTTTGTAAAGTTTTTGTGTTCCCTTCCAAAGAGCACTTTCATGAATTCTTTGAACTTCAAAACAAAGAGAACCAGAAATATGAATGTTTTTTACATCAGGACAGTTTTACTTGATACAATTCTGGGTTGCTTTGTTCaacttacttttttactttaggCCTTTAGATTCCCATAGAAACATAGGCCATCGACAAAGCTCTTCCATCCTCTCCGGTCTTGGGCCCTCCGCTCCAGATGTTGCCACGTCAGCCCTTCTTTCTTCATCTCCTGTTCTGTGGTTCTTCTCCAGGTGGTTCTCGGTCTGCCTCTCTTCCTCCTGCCCTGCGGGTTCCACGTCAGCGCCTGTTTAGTGATTGATTTCTTTCTCCTGAGTGTGTGCCCTATCCACTTCCATTTCCTCCTCCGGATTTGCATTTCTATTGGGTCTTGTTTGGTGAGTTCCCACAGATTGGCGTTAGAGATGGTGTTAGGCCACTATATTCCTAGGAGGCGTCTGAGGCAAAGGTTGGTGAAGGTCTGCAGCTTATTGAGTATGGTGATGGTAATTATCCAGGTTTCTGAGCAATAGAGTAGAGTGGTCTTTACGTTTGAGTTGAAGATTTGCAGTTTGGTCTTGAGTGACAAGTTTTTTGCCTTCCAGATATTGTTTAGCATGTTGAATGTTGTCCTTGCTTTTCCGATCCTGGCTTGAACATCGTCTTCCGTGCCACCTTCCCTTGAAATGATGCTACCAAGGTATGTGAAGCTGTTTACATCCTCTAGTTCATTTTGATCCATGGTTATGGGTGTATTGTTCTTGCTGTTGATACGCAATACTTTAGTTTTTGATGACTTTATTTTGAGACCGAGCAGAGCGGCTGTTTCCCCAGTTTTCCAAATTTTTCCTGCATCTGTTGATGTGTGTGAGCCAGTAGTGCCAGATTATCTGCGAAATCGAGATCTTCTAACTGCTCGGTCAAGCTCCACTGTATGCCGGTTCGTCTATTGTTGATTGTTTCTTTCATCACCCAGTCTATgcaaaggaggaaaagaaagggTGAGAGCAGGCACCCTTGCCGCACACCAGTCAGGACCTCAAATGCCTCCGATATACATCCTTCATGGAGGACTTGACATCTCGTCCCATGGTAGATGCTTCTAATGATGTTGATGATCTTTGCTGGGATCCCATAATGAGCCATCAGTTTCCACAGCCTTTCCCTATCCACACTGTCAAAGGCTTTTTCGAAATCTATGAAATTCACATAGACAGGCGAGTTCCATTCGATGGACTGTTCAATAATAATCCTGAGGGTGGCAATTTGGTCTCCACAGGATCTGTTGTTCCTGAAGCCAGCCTGGTTTTCCCTCAGTTTCTCATCGACCCCCTTCTTGGAGCCTCTCGAGCAGGATATGGTTGAGCACCTTCCCAGGTGTTGAAAGGAACATTATTCCTCTGTAGTTTTAGCACTGCCGGAGGTCTCCTTTCTTGTGGATTTTCACGATATGGCCATCTCTCCAGTCGGATGGGACATTTTCTTCCTCCCAGATGGTTTTCATGAGGTGGTGGAGCATGTTGGTGGAGGTTTCAGTGTCGGCCTTAAGAGCTTCCGCTGGAATCCCGTCTGGTCCCTCTTGCTTTGTTCAAACCTGACTGATAAACAGTCAGACTCTCAACTCATGTAAAGATACTTGAAGTAATTACATGTttgaaaaagggagaaaggtcCAAGGCACTCTACTTAAAACAAGTTGACGAGCCTTtaaaccaggggtgtcaaactcattttcccagagggccacactggaaacagAGCATCACGTCGAGGGCCacacatggagagtttattgacgtgcttttgttactgcatgtcactttttttctaacattttggtagcttatttcctaatttttgttgtttttgttccaacttttttgtggctttctcagacatttgtcacctttttgtaaatttgttgctttttccgacatttttgttgacatgaagccctacaaaagtcatcaaaagagttcgttagccatcgtagaatttagcaaatcgagaaaaacaaagatgttttttaacaacaacttgttcacaacctgaatatgaaaactctctctctgcttctggggggatttctgagtctcagtcggcaaatctgccaaattctgctatgaatgtcaggtaattgtagtttaaaaaacactgtcctgtgtttttggtttggcacacaactaggagggccaaaatgtattgtgaacccaaatagATATACGGGccagatctaaatctgcaacgggccggatttggcccgcgggccttgagtttgacacatgtgctttaAACGTTGTGCTGAGGCCTACACCCTGAAGAAAGCGTCAGACAGTTTGATTGTATAGATTATTTTTTCAACTGATGAGTAATATTTGTGTTGCTCTGCTCCTCTGTGGTGTGGCTGACATGCAGATGAACCAGTATGGACCAGTTTAAGGGCGTCAGCTCTGCTCTGAACACTGGGAGGTTTTGGCCCTGAGACCTGAGTCATGTCTGGTGTTTTTCGGGAGCGCTGTGTCTGCTGTTCAGGTCATCAATGGAAGAACTGTCCGGGcctctgtctgtgtattttgATTAATAAtgacatatttacacacacacacacacacacacacacacacacacacacacacacacacacacacacacacaattcaattcaattttatttatagtatcaaatcataacaagagttatctcgagacactttacagatagagtaggtttagaccacactctataatctacaaagccccaacaattccaaca contains:
- the LOC114556080 gene encoding homeodomain-interacting protein kinase 1 isoform X2 translates to MELIFCYNDSKIQNSSSKTSAENISGTANQVSSRLCKRHVYVKEETMNRAREKVDYCKMPSRSASRLREDKRAVAGETKTSKNHEIKMLKAVSALDPVKKNVAQFLETFKHKGQTCLAFEMLDRNLHQLFRERRYKPLSLSEIRPMAQQLLTAFDALKGIGVVHSDLKPDNVMLTNHQGEPFRVKLIDFGVSFPTSKEHRGHTIQPLGYRAPEVFLGLPVSESIDMWSLGCVLFWLYVAEHLFPGHYQYQSMRGIVDILGQPADHLLRAGYFTHKFFTMNQKTNYPKWWLKTPGEYKLYNDRDAGEWDRSFKSLDDLITVDIEQPIELEDQRAFVSLLKSLLQTDSKKRMIPEKAITHPFVTMAHLMDEMDMSEYVNESFHKMLVCPMDYAEEADDDEADEESKGEGPSARTRTNGTGLASSHRADSTSDGFPVKLKKSPLKRIQKFFCRAASTSDGFPVKVKKSLLKRAQKFFNRAARTLLGKKEMLNVICLAE
- the LOC114556080 gene encoding homeodomain-interacting protein kinase 2 isoform X1, which translates into the protein MELIFCYNDSKIQNSSSKTSAENISGTANQVSSRLCKRHVYVKEETMNRAREKVDYCKMPSRSASRLREDKRAVAGETKTSKNHEPHHEVRMRDVLCSRTCYYRIQDFIGEGCFGKVAKCVNLVTSQDVAIKILKSENSEDVEEEIKMLKAVSALDPVKKNVAQFLETFKHKGQTCLAFEMLDRNLHQLFRERRYKPLSLSEIRPMAQQLLTAFDALKGIGVVHSDLKPDNVMLTNHQGEPFRVKLIDFGVSFPTSKEHRGHTIQPLGYRAPEVFLGLPVSESIDMWSLGCVLFWLYVAEHLFPGHYQYQSMRGIVDILGQPADHLLRAGYFTHKFFTMNQKTNYPKWWLKTPGEYKLYNDRDAGEWDRSFKSLDDLITVDIEQPIELEDQRAFVSLLKSLLQTDSKKRMIPEKAITHPFVTMAHLMDEMDMSEYVNESFHKMLVCPMDYAEEADDDEADEESKGEGPSARTRTNGTGLASSHRADSTSDGFPVKLKKSPLKRIQKFFCRAASTSDGFPVKVKKSLLKRAQKFFNRAARTLLGKKEMLNVICLAE